One window of Scheffersomyces stipitis CBS 6054 chromosome 1, whole genome shotgun sequence genomic DNA carries:
- the GIM5 gene encoding subunit of tubulin prefoldin — protein sequence MSNPSTVDLNSLEPQQLVEFRKSIDQEINHFTQSLQALQTAQSKLRECISSINNLEKSSSDDLLIPLTSSLYLPGKSIKKNEFLVDIGTGYFVEKSAKDAKQVYDYKITKLNDDGRKLKDILVQKNEILNSVNLVLRKKMIEYESQQEAAAEQQKVSA from the coding sequence ATGTCCAATCCCAGCACGGTAGATTTGAACTCGCTCGAACCTCAACAGCTTGTCGAGTTCCGCAAGTCTATAGACCAGGAAATAAACCATTTCACCCAGTCCTTGCAGGCACTCCAGACAGCACAATCCAAGTTGAGAGAATGTATTAGTagcatcaacaacttggaaaagtcaaGCTCCGATGACTTGTTGATTCCTTTAACCAGTTCGTTGTATTTACCGGGCAAATcgatcaagaagaacgaaTTCCTCGTGGACATAGGCACAGGTTATTTTGTAGAGAAACTGGCCAAAGATGCCAAGCAAGTGTACGATTACAAGatcaccaagttgaacgatGACGGcagaaagttgaaggatATTTTAGTCCAAAAAAACGAGATCTTGAACAGTGTCAACTTGGtattgagaaagaagatgatagAGTACGAGAGCCAGCAGGAAGCTGCTGCCGAACAGCAAAAGGTAAGTGCCtaa
- a CDS encoding predicted protein, whose translation MGNDGGTIAKRSDLLALHSRNVEFQKADDNEASLITTCAISSLPLYSEKEDIPIVGDYKGRLYRKEKILEYILSLKLGEADPDKSEQYNYIRSLKDLVDVKVKWTISNGTPYIQCPVTMESKQEKISYAYLRTCGCVLSFKLLEDLAVHFGVGDEPIKSECPNCGEVFHFNYDIVVLNPLAKQQYNAWNDKNYVYITETLKRSHAKQLKKKSKSDSNAPKKRRAEKDSINKKRQKK comes from the coding sequence ATGGGAAACGACGGGGGTACCATTGCAAAACGACTGGATTTGTTAGCTTTGCATTCTCGAAATGTGGAATTCCAAAAAGCAGACGATAACGAAGCTTCGCTCATCACAACCTGTGCCATTTCATCACTTCCTCTCTACTCAGAAAAGGAAGATATACCCATAGTAGGAGACTACAAGGGCAGACTctacagaaaagaaaagatacTTGAGTATATTCTTTCGTTGAAGCTTGGAGAAGCGGATCCGGATAAATCTGAACAGTACAACTATATACGATCGTTGAAAGACTTGGTCGATGTCAAAGTTAAATGGACAATCAGCAATGGCACTCCTTATATTCAGTGCCCTGTGACGATGGAACTGAAGCAGGAGAAGATCTCGTATGCCTATCTTCGAACATGTGGATGTGTCTTGTCGTTCAAGTTGCTAGAAGATCTTGCTGTACATTTTGGTGTAGGAGATGAACCTATAAAAAGCGAATGTCCCAATTGTGGAGAAgtttttcatttcaattACGATATTGTAGTGCTAAATCCGCTTGCAAAGCAGCAGTACAACGCTTGGAATGACAAGAATTATGTCTATATCACTGAGACTCTTAAAAGGAGCCATGCTAAACAGCTAAAGAAAAAGTCCAAGTCGGACAGTAACGCAcccaagaaaagaagagctGAAAAGGATTCCATTAATAAAAAGAGACAAAAGAAGTGA
- the RSC9 gene encoding chromatin remodeling protein (Chromatin structure remodeling complex protein RSC9 (Remodel the structure of chromatin complex subunit RSC9)) → MAPIGYNHRGIDDTARIIMSLKSGIDSEIKWALSTLTRVSLHPTFSLEAIPYFGHELIKYFIKPYQLILEKKPHKVSDEIMAMSLDSLLTLRNSAQDLPNQQWLAQVKPLKKSLVEVSKFLFNWFYHDDVQSYHLIRLDNQFKEALTYLVDLLEPLSCYYIDNSKHDPLFNTLLSAAVLTRDKTQLISLLKCLSHLLIIRDRAFVQDSNGNSEQEESREDERKMINCIDAITESQLEHIVNQLLINDGELNYAVLEFLKSYLFSEATTAESPNSIRDSQSRRLQRLLQLNSSKSGFNTLVKQLPLLIVSNLPLNDPTNVKSIAQLNLTKRSQFSGVPSSLPQLTEDLYSLIVRFPEPLRATTWLRCCYEPYAHNNLISTAGTDATTDVIPGEVTQISLWKAYENQFQEIWDPSNGESNPDLKPLLPAVDFIKNVSHAFPNSEAMVVNLDSVEGEAPKKKFIIKGIQPRQFAVNIDIGNYDALKPIPVSSVNPEENYKLPIGHIDMEKFAHTINRVSEEILSEGSRVSRSSEAVNSINLSSYDLLDYIINEVLESKENSIEENTFRLYNSHWLPDLVYANPSLLENGLINSSWLKYLI, encoded by the coding sequence ATGGCTCCTATTGGTTATAATCACCGGGGAATCGATGACACGGCTCGGATAATCATGTCGTTGAAGTCTGGTATCGATTCAGAGATCAAATGGGCGCTTTCGACTTTGACTCGTGTTTCCTTACACCCTACTTTCAGTCTAGAAGCCATTCCCTACTTTGGCCACGAATTGATTAAATACTTCATAAAGCCATACCAGTTGATTTTAGAGAAGAAGCCTCATAAGGTCAGCGATGAAATCATGGCCATGAGTTTGGACTCGTTGCTTACCTTGCGTAATCTGGCACAAGACTTGCCCAACCAGCAATGGTTAGCACAAGTGAAACCGCTTAAAAAGTCTCTTGTGGAAGTGCTGAAGTTTTTGTTTAACTGGTTTTATCATGATGATGTTCAGTCATACCATTTGATTCGTTTAGACAACCAGTTCAAGGAAGCGTTGACGTATTTGGTGGACTTGTTGGAACCGTTATCCTGCTACTATATCGACAATTCCAAGCACGATCCATTGTTCAATACCTTGTTATCAGCTGCTGTTTTAACCAGAGACAAGACTCAGCTTATCAGCCTCTTGAAGTGTTTATCACATTTGTTGATTATCAGAGACAGAGCTTTTGTGCAAGATCTGAACGGAAATCTGGAACAGGAAGAGTCCCGTGAAGATGAGAGAAAAATGATAAACTGCATCGATGCAATTACAGAGTCTCAACTAGAACATATTGTAAATCAGTTACTTATAAATGACGGCGAGTTGAACTATGCCGTATTGGAATTCCTCAAGCTGTACCTCTTCTCTGAAGCCACAACAGCTGAGTCTCCCAACTCTATTAGAGACTCACAATCACGTAGATTGCAACGTTTACTTCAGTTGAACTCGTCCAAATCTGGTTTCAACACTTTGGTCAAACAGTTGCCACTTTTGATCGTTTCCAACTTGCCGTTAAACGATCCTACAAACGTAAAGTCTATTGCACAGCTCAACTTGACGAAAAGATCGCAGTTCTCTGGAGTTCCCTCTTCTTTACCACAGCTCACAGAAGACTTGTACAGTCTCATCGTTCGTTTCCCCGAACCCTTGAGAGCCACCACCTGGTTGCGTTGCTGCTACGAGCCCTATGCACACAACAACCTCATCAGTACCGCCGGCACCGACGCTACAACAGACGTAATTCCTGGCGAAGTGACTCAAATTTCGTTGTGGAAAGCATATGAAAACCAGTTCCAGGAAATCTGGGATCCATCCAATGGTGAAAGTAATCCAGATTTGAAGCCATTGTTGCCAGCTGTagacttcatcaagaacgTTTCACATGCCTTTCCCAACTCGGAAGCCATGGTGGTAAACCTAGACTCTGTAGAAGGCGAAGCCCCTAAAAAGaaattcattatcaaagGTATTCAACCAAGACAGTTTGCCGTGAATATAGATATCGGAAACTACGATGCCTTGAAACCCATTCCTGTTTCCTCTGTGAATCCAGAGGAGAACTATAAATTACCTATTGGACACATAGACATGGAGAAGTTTGCTCACACCATCAACAGAGTCTCTGAAGAGATCTTGTCTGAAGGTTCAAGAGTCAGCCGTAGCCTGGAAGCCGTCAACCtgatcaacttgtccaGTTATGACTTGTTGGACTATATAATCAATGAAGTTTTGGAATCAAAGGAGAACTCAATCGAAGAGAATACCTTCAGATTGTACAACAGTCATTGGCTTCCTGACTTAGTATATGCAAACCCTTCATTGCTTGAAAATGGTTTGATCAACAGCAGCTGGTTGAAGTACTTGATTTAA
- the CPY2 gene encoding carboxypeptidase C, with product MDFSSYPAEMAEAWKSMREVFSPAELQAKIDQYNSKLSVSSQKLNNAVKDFSTFTKETVAGVEAQFEQLSHPKFSDYSMRIKKTKPESLGLDTVNQYTGYLDVNVLDKHFFYWFFESRNDPKNDPIILWLNGGPGCSSATGLFFELGPSSINATLQPVFNPYSWNNNASVIFLDQPVGVGYSYTGGDQVTNTASAAKDVFVFLELFFQKFPQFIQNKFHIAGESYAGHYIPSFASEIINNADRSFELSSVLIGNGITDSLIQNGYYGPMACGEGGYKPVITQEQCDQIEKDYPKCAALTNICYHFQNALTCVPAQYYCDMKLFKPYGDTGLNPYDIRKPCADQGANCYVEMDYLDDYLNLDYVKQAVGASNIDIFTSCDSTVFQNFILNGDEARPFQQYVAELLEKDIPVLLYAGDKDYICNWLGNHAWSDALEYEHHEQFEAAPFKPWYTFEGKLAGEVKNYKKFTFLRVYDAGHMVPYDQPENALDMVNRWVQGDFSFGS from the coding sequence ATGGACTTCTCGCTGTATCCAGCAGAAATGGCTGAAGCATGGAAATCCATGAGAGAAGTCTTTTCGCCAGCAGAGCTTCAGGCCAAAATTGACCAGtacaattccaaattgtCGGTCAGTTCCCAGAAGCTCAACAACGCTGTAAAGGATTTCTCCACTTTTACCAAAGAAACTGTTGCAGGCGTCGAAGCTCAATTTGAGCAATTGTCTCACCCCAAGTTCAGTGACTACTCCATGAGAATTAAGAAAACCAAACCAGAGCTGTTGGGTTTGGATACTGTGAATCAGTACACAGGTTATTTGGATGTGAATGTCTTGGATAAGCATTTCTTTTATTGGTTCTTTGAATCGAGAAATGACCCCAAGAACGATCCTATCATCTTGTGGTTGAACGGTGGCCCTGGTTGTTCTTCTGCTACTGGTTTGTTCTTTGAATTGGGCCCTTCTTCTATCAATGCGACGTTGCAGCCCGTCTTCAACCCATACTCATGGAACAATAACGCTTCTGTCATCTTTTTGGACCAACCTGTTGGTGTAGGATATTCGTATACTGGTGGAGACCAGGTCACAAACACTGCTAGTGCTGCTAAGGATGTGTTTGTGtttttggaattgttcttCCAAAAGTTTCCTCAGTTCATCCAGAATAAGTTCCACATTGCTGGAGAATCGTATGCCGGCCATTATATCCCCAGCTTTGCTCTGGAGATTATCAACAACGCTGACAGATCTTTTGAGTTGTCTTCGGTCTTGATTGGCAATGGTATCACTGATTCGCTTATCCAGAACGGCTATTACGGTCCAATGGCATGTGGAGAAGGTGGCTACAAGCCCGTTATCACCCAAGAACAATGTGATCAGATAGAAAAAGACTACCCTAAATGTGCTGCTTTGACAAATATCTGTTACCATTTCCAGAACGCATTGACTTGTGTTCCTGCTCAATACTACTGTGACATGAAGTTGTTTAAGCCTTACGGAGACACTGGATTGAATCCCTACGATATCAGAAAGCCATGTGCAGACCAAGGTGCTAACTGCTATGTAGAAATGGACTACTTGGATGACTACTTGAATTTGGACTATGTTAAACAAGCAGTAGGTGCATCTAACATTGACATCTTCACCAGTTGTGACTCGACAGTTTTCCAAAACTTTATCTTGAACGGTGATGAAGCAAGGCCATTCCAACAGTATGTCGCTGAATTGCTTGAAAAGGATATTCCTGTCTTATTGTACGCTGGAGACAAGGATTACATCTGTAACTGGTTGGGTAACCACGCCTGGTCCGATGCCTTAGAGTACGAGCACCACGAGCAATTCGAAGCTGCACCTTTCAAGCCCTGGTACACCTTTGAAGGCAAGTTGGCTGGTGAAGTCAAGaactacaagaagttcacCTTCTTGAGAGTCTACGACGCTGGTCACATGGTTCCATACGATCAGCCAGAAAACGCATTGGATATGGTTAACAGATGGGTCCAGGGAGACTTTTCTTTCGGCAGCTAG
- the UGA4 gene encoding GABA-specific high-affinity permease, with protein MVLHPVLSREQILEQVVSNKAYYNNTQNVEDPKIEAIFSNSDEQLLAQIGYKPELKRHFSTLQAFGVAFSIMGLLPSIASILAQGLVAGPAGCLWGWVISSILILTIAISMSENGSSIPTSGGLYYWTNYYAPPRFKTIFSYLIGNTNSIALIGALCSVDYGFAVEVLSVVVIAKDGDFEITPAKTYGIFVACVLLHIAITCFSSKNCAYLQTTSIVVNLAIIVLYIIALPIGAKGNFKPAKFVFGEFDNISNWPIGWTQLSAAWLPAIWTIGAFDSVIHMSEEVKDAEHTIPIGILGSVIACGSIGTVILIITFFCIQTNDIETDILGSKFGQPLAQIIFDVLGKKWALTFMVLIAFAQFLMGASILTAISRQIWAFARDNGLPFSRIIKKVNKKLSVPINAVWFGGIMSIIIGLLVLIGTVAANALFTLYIAGNYVAWGTPTFLRLTTGRKKFKPGKFWLGPVFSPLIGWTSTIFIVFTFFMVMFPANTNPDKDSMNYTCVITPSVWIFSLIYYYVYAHKIYHGPCKTIDDVDETSSEAGIDAVIDGVDPQGDSDKVSQTNVNVLEKV; from the coding sequence ATGGTTCTCCATCCAGTTCTCTCCAGAGAGCAGATTCTTGAGCAGGTTGTCTCTAACAAGGCCTACTACAACAATACCCagaatgttgaagatcCAAAGATTGAAGccatcttctccaactcAGATGAACAGTTGTTGGCACAGATTGGGTATAAACCGGAATTGAAAAGACATTTTCTGACACTCCAGGCGTTTGGGGTTGCCTTTTCCATCATGGGATTGTTACCATCTATTGCTTCTATCTTGGCCCAGGGATTGGTAGCCGGTCCTGCTGGATGTTTGTGGGGATGGGTAATTTCATCCATTCTCATCTTGACTATTGCAATTTCGATGTCTGAAAACGGTCTGAGTATTCCCACTTCTGGTGGTTTATACTACTGGACAAATTACTACGCCCCTCCTCGTTTTAAGACTATTTTCTCATACCTTATCGGCAACACCAACTCCATTGCCTTGATCGGTGCCTTGTGCTCTGTAGATTACGGATTCGCAGTGGAAGTATTGTCTGTTGTAGTCATTGCCAAAGATGGAGACTTTGAAATAACGCCAGCAAAGACTTACGGTATCTTCGTAGCCTGTGTCTTGCTACACATCGCCATCACCtgcttttcttccaaaaacTGTGCTTATCTCCAGACTACGTCTATCGTGGTAAATCTTGCTATCATTGTATTATACATTATTGCGTTACCAATTGGAGCAAAAGGGAACTTCAAGCCTGCCAAGTTTGTCTTTGGGGAGTTTGATAATATTTCCAATTGGCCCATCGGCTGGACCCAACTTAGTGCAGCTTGGCTACCAGCAATCTGGACCATTGGAGCCTTTGACTCCGTCATCCACATGAGTGAGGAAGTTAAAGACGCAGAACATACCATCCCAATCGGAATATTGGGCTCCGTTATCGCCTGTGGTTCTATCGGTACTGTGATCTTGATTattactttcttctgtatcCAAACCAACGATATTGAAACTGATATCTTGGGCTCCAAATTCGGTCAACCATTGGCTCAGATCATCTTTGATGTCTTAGGTAAGAAGTGGGCTTTGACATTTATGGTTCTTATTGCTTTTGCCCAATTCTTGATGGGTGCCTCGATCTTAACCGCCATTTCTCGTCAAATCTGGGCTTTTGCCAGAGACAATGGCTTGCCATTCTCTCGTATAATCAAGAAggtcaacaagaagttgtccGTGCCTATCAACGCTGTATGGTTCGGTGGTATTATGTCCATTATCATCGGGTTATTAGTGTTGATTGGAACTGTCGCTGCCAATGCACTCTTCACATTGTACATTGCTGGTAACTACGTAGCGTGGGGAACTCCAACTTTCTTGAGATTAACCACTGGCagaaagaaattcaagCCAGGAAAGTTCTGGTTGGGCCCAGTGTTCTCACCCTTGATCGGGTGGACCTCCACcatcttcattgtcttTACTTTCTTCATGGTGATGTTCCCAGCTAACACCAACCCAGACAAAGATAGCATGAATTATACCTGTGTGATCACACCCAGTGTGtggatcttttctttgatatACTATTACGTCTATGCCCACAAGATTTACCATGGTCCTTGTAAGACTATTGATGATGTGGATGAAACTTCTCTGGAAGCTGGAATAGATGCTGTCATAGATGGAGTTGATCCTCAGGGAGACAGCGATAAGGTATCTCAGACTAATGTCAATGTTTTGGAGAAGGTCTAA
- the RPL7B gene encoding 60S ribosomal protein L7, which translates to MATTLKPETLVKKSKAQQKTAEERAAAKVVRQAANKEKRQVVFDRAAAYQKEYTEAERSVIKAKRDAKAAGSYYVDAQPKLVFIIRIKGIMKIPPKPRKVLQLLRLTQINAGVFVRLTKATQELIKLAEPYIAYGYPSLSTIRHLVYKRGFGKINKQRIPLSDNAVVEASLGKFNILSIEDLIHEIYTVGPNFKQVNNFLWPFKLSNPTGGFRARKFEHFIQGGDTGNREEFINALVKQMN; encoded by the exons ATGGCTAC TACTTTGAAACCAGAAACTTTAgtcaagaagtccaagGCTCAGCAAAAGACTGCTGAAGAACGTGCTGCCGCCAAGGTCGTTCGTCAAGCC GCTaacaaggaaaagagaCAAGTTGTCTTTGACAGAGCTGCTGCTTACCAAAAGGAATACACCGAAGCTGAAAGATCTGTCATCAAGGCTAAGAGAGACGCCAAGGCTGCTGGTTCTTACTACGTTGATGCTCAACCAAAGTTGgttttcatcatcagaaTCAAGGGTATCATGAAGATCCCACCTAAGCCAAGAAAGgtcttgcaattgttgagattgaCCCAAATCAACGCCGGTGTTTTCGTCAGATTGACCAAGGCTACTCaagaattgatcaagttggctgaACCATACATTGCTTACGGTTACCCATCTTTGTCTACCATCAGACACTTGGTCTACAAGAGAGGTTTCGGTAAGATCAACAAGCAAAGAATTCCTTTGTCTGACAACGCCGTTGTTGAAGCTTCCTTGGGCAAGTTCAACATCTTGTCtattgaagacttgatcCACGAAATCTACACTGTTGGTCCAAACTTCAAGCAAGttaacaacttcttgtggCCATTCAAGTTGTCTAACCCAACTGGTGGTTTCAGAGCTAGAAAGTTCGAACACTTCATCCAAGGTGGTGACACCGGTAACAGAGAAGAATTCATCAACGCTTTGGTTAAGCAAATGAACTAA
- the MLP2 gene encoding myosin-like protein translates to MSSLIDDLVNICWSRISRSSSSDSIFVSQVLGLLSEIESTLGVNSLLKNEELKLLKQMIQATPSMRLHKKEFQEFIMRLVKYPNFEVFLYERCRISMDDLRRIMNVPFKGPNPPTLSPLAPREIKNTANEARISHSRYFDHKENVSPNHTNKQLKSPPESPSLDYRYTKLQSELNFKDEQLRTKESEYTRANLEYRKLVDTNSTQLKRIRDLESEVSSINKYVQSLEEQLSRQSGDRNSNSLASKIKDRDRTIRSLEQLSNEYRNELKNLEEDKLKSENSLAELVTSLREQDNLIKNLQLKLSLTGESLKIQSQKADPVRVNSQLQDFLLNLPFLKQYYYFYKYKNNTRRLFIVNMFAMILATIIVLHVAECVLYFSIWFFTSKPNSSMYLYNNFDNEWYSTESTFVWWKEIETLEYFVSTISEWFTT, encoded by the coding sequence ATGTCCAGTCTCATAGACGACTTGGTGAATATCTGTTGGAGTCGAATCTCACGCAGCTCTCTGTCTGATTCAATATTTGTCTCTCAGGTATTAGGACTTCTTTCCGAGATAGAATCTACGCTTGGGgtcaattctcttttgaaaaatgaagagCTCAAATTATTGAAGCAGATGATTCAGGCGACGCCTCTGATGCGCTTACACAAGAAAGAGTTCCAAGAGTTTATCATGCGGTTGGTGAAATATCCCAACTTTGAAGTCTTTCTCTACGAGCGATGTAGAATCTCGATGGACGATTTGCGTAGAATCATGAATGTTCCGTTTAAAGGCCCAAATCCACCAACTCTTTCTCCGCTTGCTCCAcgagaaatcaaaaatacAGCTAATGAGGCAAGAATATCACATTCTCGTTACTTTGATcacaaagaaaatgtatCTCCCAACCACACCAACAAACAATTGAAATCTCCTCCTGAATCACCCAGCCTTGACTACAGATACACTAAATTGCAATCAGAACTTAATTTCAAAGATGAACAGCTCAGAACGAAAGAAAGCGAGTACACAAGGGCGAACCTAGAGTATAGAAAGCTAGTGGATACCAACTCAACACAACTTAAAAGGATACGAGATCTCGAAAGTGAAGTCAGTTCCATCAACAAATATGTCCAGTCTTTGGAAGAACAGCTTTCAAGACAGCTGGGAGATAGAAACTCGAATTCTTTGGCTCTGAAAATTAAAGATAGGGACAGAACTATACGTAGTCTTGAGCAATTAAGCAACGAATACAGAAACGAACTCAAGAacttagaagaagataaattGAAATCCGAGAATTCACTTGCGGAATTGGTCACTAGTCTACGGGAGCAGGATAACTTGATCaaaaatctacaattgaaGCTTTCGCTAACCGGAGAATCATTGAAAATACAGTCTCAGAAAGCAGACCCGGTTCGAGTTAACTCACAACTTCAAGACTTTCTACTAAACTTACCATTCCTCAAACAGTATTactacttctacaagtATAAAAACAACACACGCAGATTGTTTATTGTGAACATGTTTGCGATGATACTAGCGACCATCATAGTGTTGCATGTTGCGGAATGTGTACTATATTTCTCCATCTGGTTTTTCACTTCGAAACCAAACTCTTCCATGTACTTATATAACAACTTTGACAACGAGTGGTACAGCACCGAATCCACCTTTGTTTGGTggaaagaaatagaaacCTTAGAATACTTCGTGTCCACGATCAGTGAATGGTTCACTACATAG